One window of the Thermococcus sp. P6 genome contains the following:
- a CDS encoding 50S ribosomal protein L44e, with protein MKYPKKIRTYCPYCKKHTIHTVEKAKKRPRSELSQGQRRFRRIMKGYRGFPRPNPAGREKPVKKLDLRFRCTVCGKSHTRGSGFRVKKFELVEV; from the coding sequence ATGAAGTATCCAAAGAAGATAAGGACGTACTGCCCTTACTGTAAGAAGCACACGATCCACACGGTGGAGAAGGCCAAGAAGAGGCCGAGGAGCGAGCTCAGTCAGGGCCAGAGAAGGTTCCGCAGGATCATGAAGGGTTACCGCGGTTTCCCGAGGCCTAACCCGGCCGGAAGGGAAAAGCCGGTCAAGAAGCTCGACCTCAGGTTCAGGTGCACCGTATGCGGCAAGAGCCACACGAGGGGAAGCGGTTTCCGCGTTAAAAAGTTCGAGCTGGTGGAGGTGTAA
- the glmM gene encoding phosphoglucosamine mutase, producing MGRLFGTFGVRGIVNEKITPEFALKLGMAFGTMLRREGREKPLVVVGRDTRVSGEMLKDAFVSGLLSTGCDVVDVGTAPTPAIQFATDRFNADGGAVITASHNPPEYNGIKLLEPNGMGLKKEREAVVEEVFFREDFERAGWDGIGDLRKENVIPAYIEAIKSRVDVEAIKRRRPFVVVDTSNGAGSLTLPYLLRELGCKVVSVNAHPDGHFPARKPEPNEENLREFMEIVKALGADFGVAQDGDADRAVFIDENGRFVQGDRTFALVADAVLRERGGLLVTTVATSSLLDDVAKRNNARIMRTKVGDLIVARALLENNGTIGGEENGGVIFPDFVLGRDGAMTTAKVVEIFAKSGKKFSELIDGLPRYYQFKTKREVEGDRKGIVERVAELARERGYTVDTTDGSKILFPDGWVLVRASGTEPIIRVFSEAKEEGKAREYLELGLKLLEEAMGP from the coding sequence ATGGGAAGACTCTTCGGAACCTTTGGAGTCAGGGGAATAGTAAACGAGAAGATAACCCCGGAGTTCGCCCTCAAACTGGGCATGGCCTTCGGAACGATGCTCAGGCGTGAGGGACGAGAAAAGCCTCTCGTCGTCGTGGGCAGGGACACCCGGGTGAGCGGGGAGATGCTCAAGGATGCCTTCGTAAGCGGGCTTTTGAGCACGGGCTGTGATGTGGTTGACGTAGGGACAGCCCCAACCCCAGCGATACAGTTTGCGACGGATCGCTTCAACGCCGACGGGGGTGCCGTGATAACGGCCAGCCACAACCCGCCCGAGTACAACGGGATAAAACTCCTCGAACCCAACGGCATGGGGCTTAAAAAGGAAAGGGAAGCCGTTGTTGAGGAGGTCTTCTTCAGGGAGGACTTTGAAAGGGCCGGATGGGACGGGATAGGTGACCTCAGGAAGGAGAACGTAATCCCGGCCTACATCGAGGCCATAAAATCGAGGGTTGACGTTGAGGCCATCAAAAGGAGAAGGCCCTTCGTGGTGGTCGACACTTCCAACGGCGCCGGCAGTCTGACGCTTCCCTACCTCCTCAGGGAGCTCGGCTGTAAGGTCGTAAGCGTCAACGCCCATCCCGACGGCCACTTCCCCGCCAGAAAGCCGGAGCCCAACGAGGAGAACCTAAGGGAGTTCATGGAGATAGTGAAGGCCCTTGGGGCGGACTTCGGCGTTGCCCAGGACGGAGATGCCGACAGGGCGGTTTTCATAGACGAGAACGGGCGGTTCGTGCAGGGAGACAGAACCTTCGCCCTCGTTGCCGATGCGGTCCTCAGGGAAAGGGGCGGGCTCCTCGTGACCACCGTGGCGACCTCCAGCCTGCTCGACGACGTGGCAAAGAGGAACAACGCACGGATCATGAGGACGAAGGTCGGCGATCTCATCGTGGCAAGGGCCCTCCTCGAGAACAACGGAACCATTGGAGGGGAGGAGAACGGCGGTGTCATCTTTCCGGATTTCGTCCTCGGCAGGGACGGCGCCATGACGACCGCCAAGGTTGTGGAGATCTTCGCAAAGTCCGGAAAGAAGTTCAGCGAGCTCATAGATGGGCTCCCGCGGTACTACCAGTTCAAGACGAAGAGAGAAGTCGAGGGCGACCGGAAGGGGATCGTCGAGAGGGTGGCAGAACTTGCCAGAGAAAGGGGCTACACCGTTGACACCACCGACGGAAGCAAGATCCTCTTCCCCGACGGCTGGGTTCTCGTCAGGGCGAGCGGGACGGAACCGATAATCAGGGTCTTCAGCGAGGCCAAGGAGGAGGGGAAGGCAAGGGAGTACCTCGAACTGGGATTGAAACTTCTGGAAGAGGCGATGGGCCCTTAG
- a CDS encoding alkaline phosphatase family protein, with product MKKLALISLDGNGVYNLKHMPFLKELAESGIFAEVDSIFPTLTDLVHTSVMTGVMPRDHGVVENGYYDRLNDRKVNFYDHEVAFNPHRIIRAPTLVDILRPRGVRTASVSGYTMPPFSGTDVRIFPPFFAGNELYRRHGRDWRKDLWVLNSALYLYEECRPDLLLIHFASIDGMSHDYGPLSDGSLKAVETVDTALMTLWERLREEYSFIIFADHGQEGVHTWVNLRAYLRKHGVETLRVSSGGGAHVYLKNPGEAEDAYRILRKAPGVKAVFFREDLEHLNTPNSGELLVAAKPGYWFCSHRKCGGIKGTSHWVKGMHGSMNRPVMRVPLIMWGFEGVKPENATLYDIAPTVLKFFGVEKPGNMVGKSLI from the coding sequence ATGAAAAAGCTCGCCCTAATAAGCCTCGACGGGAACGGGGTTTACAACCTCAAACACATGCCCTTCCTTAAAGAGCTCGCCGAAAGCGGGATTTTTGCAGAGGTTGATTCCATATTTCCCACGCTGACGGATCTGGTTCACACGAGTGTGATGACCGGTGTGATGCCCAGGGATCACGGCGTTGTTGAGAACGGCTATTACGACAGGCTGAACGACAGGAAGGTCAACTTCTACGACCACGAGGTGGCCTTCAATCCGCACAGGATCATCAGGGCGCCGACCCTGGTGGATATACTTCGCCCGAGGGGCGTTAGAACGGCCAGCGTTTCCGGTTACACGATGCCCCCCTTCAGTGGAACCGACGTCAGGATCTTTCCACCCTTCTTCGCGGGCAATGAACTCTACAGAAGGCACGGCAGAGATTGGAGAAAGGACCTCTGGGTCCTGAATTCTGCACTGTACCTCTACGAGGAGTGCAGGCCCGATTTGCTTTTGATCCACTTCGCCTCGATAGACGGCATGAGCCACGATTATGGGCCCCTAAGTGATGGCTCTTTGAAGGCGGTTGAGACCGTTGACACCGCCCTGATGACACTTTGGGAGCGGTTGAGGGAGGAGTACTCCTTCATAATCTTCGCAGACCACGGGCAGGAAGGGGTTCATACGTGGGTGAACCTGAGGGCTTACCTCAGAAAACACGGCGTAGAGACCCTTAGGGTATCCTCGGGTGGAGGAGCCCACGTCTACCTGAAAAACCCGGGGGAGGCGGAGGATGCCTACCGGATACTCAGAAAGGCGCCGGGAGTTAAGGCGGTCTTCTTCCGTGAGGATCTGGAGCACCTCAACACCCCGAACAGCGGCGAGCTTCTCGTGGCGGCGAAGCCGGGCTACTGGTTCTGCTCCCACCGGAAGTGCGGTGGAATAAAGGGAACGAGCCACTGGGTTAAGGGAATGCACGGGTCTATGAACAGGCCCGTGATGAGGGTCCCCCTTATCATGTGGGGTTTCGAGGGGGTAAAACCCGAGAACGCAACCCTCTATGACATAGCTCCAACGGTACTGAAGTTCTTCGGAGTGGAGAAGCCGGGTAACATGGTGGGAAAGAGCCTGATTTAG
- a CDS encoding RNA-protein complex protein Nop10: MRFRIRKCPECGRYTLKETCPVCGARTRVAHPPRFSPEDPYGEYRRRLKREQLGIPRGD; the protein is encoded by the coding sequence ATGAGGTTCCGGATAAGGAAGTGTCCCGAGTGCGGCAGGTATACCCTGAAGGAAACCTGTCCGGTCTGCGGGGCCAGAACCAGAGTCGCCCACCCGCCGCGCTTCTCGCCGGAAGATCCCTACGGGGAGTACAGGAGGAGGCTGAAGCGCGAGCAGCTGGGCATACCACGGGGGGATTGA
- a CDS encoding 30S ribosomal protein S7, whose protein sequence is MAKPLTERFYQPRELKVMGRWSTEDVTVNDPSLKPYINLDTRILPHTHGRHAKKPFGKASVHIVERLINKVMRSGASSHKVGGHFMRREHRSLMSKKMKAYEVVKEAFMIIERRTRQNPIEVLVRAIENSAPREDTTTIAFGGIRYHMAVDVAPLRRLDIALRNIALGASAKCYRNKTSYAEALADEIIAAANRDTRSFAYSKKEEIERIAQSSR, encoded by the coding sequence ATGGCCAAACCACTCACCGAAAGGTTCTATCAGCCGAGGGAACTCAAGGTCATGGGAAGGTGGAGCACCGAAGACGTGACCGTCAACGATCCCTCCCTCAAGCCCTACATAAACCTCGATACCCGCATCCTTCCGCACACCCACGGAAGGCATGCCAAGAAGCCCTTTGGAAAGGCCAGCGTCCACATCGTTGAGCGCCTCATAAACAAGGTCATGAGAAGCGGTGCGAGCAGTCACAAGGTCGGTGGCCACTTCATGAGGCGTGAACACCGCTCCCTCATGAGCAAGAAGATGAAAGCTTATGAGGTCGTTAAGGAGGCCTTCATGATAATCGAGCGCAGAACCCGGCAGAACCCGATAGAGGTTCTCGTCAGGGCCATCGAGAACTCCGCCCCGAGGGAGGACACCACCACCATAGCCTTCGGTGGAATCCGCTACCACATGGCCGTCGACGTTGCGCCACTCAGGAGGCTGGACATAGCGCTGAGGAACATCGCCCTCGGTGCATCCGCAAAGTGCTACCGCAACAAGACCAGCTACGCCGAGGCACTGGCTGATGAGATTATAGCGGCAGCCAACAGGGATACGAGGAGCTTCGCCTACAGCAAGAAGGAAGAGATCGAGAGGATTGCACAGTCCTCACGCTGA
- a CDS encoding proteasome assembly chaperone family protein, with protein MKESFIHVYERPVLNDPVFIEGLPGIGLVGKLAAEHLIQELDAVKFADLYSPHFMHQVLIKKNSVVELMKNEFYYWRNPDEEGRDIIIITGDQQVAPTDSPGHFEVVGKMLDFVVDFGVREIITMGGYQVPELKGEPRVLAAVTHEELVDYYREKLEGCNVEVIWREDEGGAIVGAAGLLLGMGKLRSMYGISLLGESLGYIVDAKAAKSVLQAVARILDLEIDMTALEERAKETEEILRKVQEMQRAMLERQPPSGPEEDRGYL; from the coding sequence ATGAAGGAGTCCTTTATACATGTTTACGAAAGGCCCGTGCTCAATGACCCGGTCTTCATAGAGGGTCTCCCCGGCATAGGGCTCGTCGGAAAGCTGGCCGCGGAGCATCTCATACAGGAGCTCGATGCGGTTAAGTTCGCCGATCTTTACTCGCCCCACTTCATGCATCAGGTCCTCATAAAGAAGAACTCCGTCGTGGAGCTCATGAAGAACGAGTTCTACTACTGGAGAAACCCGGATGAAGAGGGCAGGGACATCATAATCATCACGGGCGATCAGCAGGTTGCCCCAACCGACAGCCCCGGCCATTTCGAGGTGGTTGGCAAGATGCTCGACTTCGTCGTCGACTTCGGCGTCCGCGAGATAATCACGATGGGTGGCTATCAGGTGCCCGAACTCAAGGGGGAGCCGAGAGTTCTGGCGGCGGTAACCCACGAGGAGCTCGTTGATTATTACAGGGAAAAACTCGAGGGCTGCAACGTGGAGGTCATCTGGCGCGAGGACGAGGGCGGGGCGATAGTCGGTGCCGCGGGTCTTCTCCTCGGTATGGGCAAGCTACGTTCGATGTACGGGATAAGCCTCCTCGGGGAGAGTCTCGGGTACATCGTTGACGCAAAGGCCGCGAAGTCCGTCCTTCAGGCCGTTGCCAGAATCCTCGATCTCGAGATCGACATGACGGCCCTCGAAGAACGCGCAAAGGAGACGGAGGAGATACTCAGGAAGGTTCAGGAGATGCAGAGGGCCATGCTCGAGCGGCAACCACCTTCCGGCCCGGAGGAGGACAGGGGCTACCTCTGA
- a CDS encoding MoaD/ThiS family protein — MIRVKVLGRGIGREIEWRKGILIRDILHEVGFNTESAIAKLNGRVALEDERVEDGDYVEVIPVVSGG, encoded by the coding sequence ATGATAAGGGTAAAGGTCCTTGGAAGGGGGATTGGAAGGGAGATCGAATGGCGTAAGGGCATTCTTATCAGGGACATCCTCCACGAGGTCGGTTTCAACACCGAAAGCGCGATAGCGAAGCTCAACGGGAGGGTGGCTCTGGAGGACGAGCGGGTTGAGGATGGCGACTACGTTGAGGTCATCCCCGTCGTCTCGGGAGGTTAA
- a CDS encoding translation initiation factor IF-2 subunit alpha gives MPKKAKEYPEEGEFVIATVKSIHHYGAFLKLDEYPGKEGFMHISEVASTWVKNIRDHIKEGQKIVAKVIRVDPSKGHVDLSLKRVNQQQRKAKIQEYKRAQKAENLLRMAAEKVGKDFEEAWREVWVPLEESYGEVYAAFEDAAQNGMEVLEGIISEEWIEALRPIIEAYVEIPTVTIDAEFEITVPTSNGVEVIKEALIRAREGANREKDVEVKFSYQGAPRYRIDITAPDYHRAEEVLESIAEEILKSIKEAGGEATLIRKEKRIRKIKRRGQ, from the coding sequence ATGCCGAAGAAAGCCAAGGAGTATCCCGAAGAGGGGGAGTTCGTCATAGCTACCGTCAAGAGCATTCATCATTACGGTGCCTTCCTGAAGCTCGACGAGTACCCGGGAAAGGAGGGCTTCATGCACATAAGCGAGGTTGCCTCGACATGGGTCAAGAACATCAGGGATCACATCAAGGAAGGGCAGAAGATAGTGGCAAAGGTTATCCGCGTCGACCCGAGCAAGGGCCACGTTGATCTGAGCCTTAAAAGGGTGAACCAGCAGCAGAGAAAGGCCAAAATCCAGGAGTACAAGCGGGCCCAGAAAGCGGAGAACCTGCTCAGGATGGCGGCAGAAAAGGTCGGAAAGGACTTTGAGGAGGCATGGAGGGAGGTGTGGGTTCCTCTGGAAGAATCCTACGGAGAGGTTTACGCGGCCTTCGAGGACGCTGCCCAGAACGGAATGGAAGTCCTCGAGGGAATCATAAGCGAGGAATGGATCGAGGCCCTGAGGCCCATCATAGAGGCCTACGTGGAGATACCCACCGTCACCATAGACGCGGAGTTCGAGATAACCGTTCCAACCTCCAACGGCGTTGAGGTGATCAAGGAGGCCCTGATACGGGCGAGGGAGGGGGCCAACAGGGAGAAGGATGTGGAGGTCAAGTTCTCCTATCAGGGGGCACCGAGGTACAGGATCGACATCACGGCCCCGGATTACCACAGGGCCGAAGAGGTCCTTGAGAGCATAGCGGAGGAGATACTGAAATCCATAAAGGAAGCCGGCGGTGAAGCGACCCTCATAAGGAAGGAGAAACGCATCAGGAAGATTAAGAGGAGAGGGCAATGA
- a CDS encoding mannose-1-phosphate guanylyltransferase/mannose-6-phosphate isomerase gives MKTLILAGGKGTRLWPLSRELMPKQFIKLFDDRSLFQKTVQRALLFSKPEEIFVVTNRDYRFRVADDLRELGIELPADNVLLEPEGKNTLPAIYWGVKRIEEKFGDSTVAVLPSDHLMETGENYTRAFEKAEGLCRDYLVTFGVKPTRPHTGYGYIKPGEKLEGGYRVEEFREKPDLETAKRYVENNYLWNSGMFMFDTTLFVEEVKRHAPGIYEAFEKAENVEEAYEVVPEVSIDYGVMEKTDRAAVVPLNVYWNDLGSFDAIYEVMEKDGNGNAVRVRGRKGYHVGISSRDNLIMTSRLTATVGVEGLIIIDTDDALLVARRGEGQRVKEVYKLLKEMKDERVMVHRTAYRPWGSYTVLEEGDRYKIKRLTVLPGKKLSKQMHYHRSEHWVVVRGTAKVTIGERELLLRPGESTFIPAGTVHRLENPGKVLLEVIETQIGEYLGEDDIVRFEDDFGRR, from the coding sequence ATGAAGACGCTCATCCTTGCGGGGGGGAAGGGAACGAGGCTCTGGCCCCTTAGCAGGGAGCTGATGCCGAAGCAGTTCATAAAGCTGTTCGACGATCGGTCCCTCTTCCAGAAGACGGTCCAGAGGGCCCTCCTCTTCTCAAAGCCCGAGGAGATCTTCGTGGTCACGAACAGGGACTACAGGTTCAGGGTTGCTGACGACCTCAGGGAGCTTGGAATAGAGCTCCCGGCCGATAACGTCCTTCTGGAGCCGGAGGGAAAGAACACCCTGCCGGCGATCTACTGGGGCGTGAAGAGGATTGAGGAGAAGTTTGGAGACTCAACGGTGGCCGTTCTTCCAAGCGATCATCTGATGGAAACCGGAGAGAACTACACAAGGGCCTTTGAAAAGGCCGAGGGACTCTGCAGGGATTACCTCGTGACCTTCGGCGTAAAACCCACGAGGCCCCACACCGGCTATGGCTACATAAAGCCCGGGGAGAAACTTGAGGGCGGCTACAGGGTGGAAGAGTTCAGGGAAAAGCCCGATCTGGAGACCGCCAAGCGCTACGTAGAGAACAACTACCTGTGGAACAGCGGCATGTTCATGTTCGACACCACCCTCTTCGTCGAAGAGGTAAAGAGGCACGCTCCAGGGATTTATGAGGCCTTTGAAAAGGCCGAAAACGTAGAGGAAGCCTACGAAGTCGTTCCGGAAGTTTCCATCGACTACGGCGTCATGGAGAAGACCGACAGAGCCGCCGTCGTCCCGCTCAACGTCTACTGGAACGACCTCGGGAGCTTCGATGCGATATACGAGGTCATGGAAAAAGACGGGAACGGAAACGCCGTCAGGGTCCGCGGAAGGAAGGGTTACCACGTCGGAATCAGCTCCAGAGACAACCTCATAATGACCAGCCGCCTGACGGCCACCGTGGGGGTGGAGGGGCTCATAATCATAGACACCGACGATGCCCTCCTCGTGGCCCGGCGCGGTGAGGGGCAGAGGGTGAAAGAGGTCTACAAACTCCTCAAGGAGATGAAGGACGAACGGGTTATGGTGCACAGGACGGCCTACAGGCCGTGGGGGAGCTACACGGTTCTCGAGGAGGGCGACCGCTACAAGATAAAGCGCCTTACGGTCCTCCCCGGGAAGAAGCTCTCCAAACAGATGCACTACCACCGCTCCGAGCACTGGGTGGTGGTCAGGGGGACGGCCAAGGTCACCATCGGTGAGAGGGAACTGCTCCTCCGGCCGGGGGAGAGCACGTTCATTCCGGCCGGAACGGTCCACAGGCTGGAGAACCCGGGCAAAGTTCTGCTCGAGGTCATCGAAACCCAGATAGGAGAGTACCTCGGCGAGGACGACATAGTCCGCTTCGAGGACGATTTCGGGAGGCGGTAA
- the mpgP gene encoding mannosyl-3-phosphoglycerate phosphatase: MRVIFLDLDGTLLGDDYSPQPAGRVIKTLKNAGFEVVLNSSKTLAEQEYYRKAWGLEEPFIVENGSAIVIPESYFPFKVPGRKAGGYVFIELGVDYGKVKATLDEIAGAYGLKYYGNCTLEEVMDFTGLPESLARLAMKRDYSETVFRWKSPVFIEELSRRGFRVSKGSRFVGVTGDTDKGRAAAVLLRLYSRLGRVESYAMGDGENDLPLLDVVDHPFLIGNLRHPGTKNISSVDELLEVIL; encoded by the coding sequence ATGAGGGTGATCTTCCTCGACCTCGATGGAACCCTGCTGGGCGATGACTACTCACCCCAACCGGCCGGGCGTGTAATCAAAACCCTGAAGAACGCTGGATTCGAGGTCGTCCTCAACTCCTCGAAGACACTGGCGGAACAGGAGTACTACAGAAAAGCCTGGGGGCTTGAAGAACCCTTTATAGTCGAAAACGGAAGCGCCATCGTAATTCCGGAGAGCTACTTCCCCTTTAAGGTTCCCGGAAGAAAAGCCGGAGGATACGTCTTTATAGAACTGGGTGTCGATTACGGGAAGGTAAAAGCGACACTCGATGAAATCGCCGGAGCTTACGGACTTAAATACTACGGCAACTGCACGCTGGAGGAGGTGATGGACTTCACGGGACTCCCGGAAAGTCTTGCGAGGCTCGCAATGAAACGGGACTACAGCGAAACGGTGTTCAGATGGAAGAGTCCGGTGTTCATTGAAGAGCTTTCCAGACGGGGCTTCAGAGTATCGAAGGGAAGCAGGTTCGTGGGGGTAACGGGGGATACCGACAAGGGCCGTGCGGCGGCGGTATTGCTCCGGCTCTACTCCCGGCTTGGAAGGGTGGAGAGCTACGCCATGGGCGACGGGGAGAACGACCTTCCACTCCTCGATGTGGTGGACCACCCCTTCCTAATCGGAAACCTGCGGCATCCGGGGACTAAAAATATAAGCTCGGTCGACGAACTTCTGGAGGTGATACTATGA
- a CDS encoding pyridoxal phosphate-dependent aminotransferase: protein MIRASQRAMGIEYAIRDVVLPARELEKRGINVIRLNIGDPGKFDFQPPEHMKEAYCRAIREGHNYYGPSEGLPEMRKAVVEREKRKNGVDIGVEDVRITAAVTEALQLIFGALLNPGDNILVPGPSYPPYTGLVKFYAGEPREYRTVEEEGWQPEVDDMRKLIDDRTRAIAVINPNNPTGALYEKKTLKAILDLAGEHDLPVISDEIYDLMTYEGKHVSPGSLTSDVPVIVMNGMSKVYFATGWRLGYFYYVDREDRLAQVREAIDKMARIRLCPNTPAQFAAVAGLTGPMDYLREYMARLKERRDYIYRRLNEIPGISTTKPRGAFYIFPRIEERSLWKDDRDFVLDVLNEAHVLFVHGSGFGRGGEWHFRAVFLPPVEVLEKAMESLEAFMKKKLSG, encoded by the coding sequence GTGATACGTGCATCCCAAAGGGCCATGGGTATTGAGTACGCCATCAGAGACGTTGTTCTCCCCGCCCGGGAACTCGAGAAGAGGGGGATAAACGTAATCCGGCTGAACATAGGAGACCCCGGAAAGTTCGACTTCCAGCCCCCGGAGCATATGAAAGAGGCCTACTGCAGGGCCATTCGTGAAGGGCACAATTACTACGGCCCGAGCGAGGGGCTTCCGGAGATGAGAAAAGCCGTAGTTGAGCGCGAGAAGAGGAAAAACGGCGTTGATATAGGGGTGGAGGACGTCAGAATTACGGCGGCTGTAACGGAGGCGCTCCAGCTGATATTCGGTGCCCTCCTGAACCCCGGAGACAACATACTCGTCCCGGGTCCGAGTTACCCTCCCTACACCGGGCTCGTGAAGTTCTACGCGGGTGAACCGCGCGAGTACCGCACCGTAGAAGAGGAAGGCTGGCAGCCGGAGGTAGACGACATGAGGAAGTTGATCGACGACAGGACCAGAGCGATAGCGGTCATAAACCCGAACAACCCTACGGGGGCCCTCTACGAGAAGAAAACCCTGAAGGCCATCCTCGACCTTGCGGGCGAACACGACCTCCCGGTCATAAGCGACGAGATCTACGACCTCATGACCTACGAGGGGAAGCACGTCTCTCCCGGCTCCCTCACATCTGACGTTCCGGTAATAGTGATGAACGGCATGTCAAAGGTTTACTTCGCCACGGGCTGGCGTCTGGGCTACTTCTACTACGTTGATCGGGAGGACAGGCTCGCGCAGGTCAGGGAGGCAATAGACAAAATGGCCAGAATAAGGCTGTGCCCGAACACCCCCGCCCAGTTCGCGGCCGTAGCGGGTCTCACCGGCCCGATGGACTACCTGAGGGAATACATGGCCAGGCTCAAGGAGAGGAGGGACTACATCTACAGGCGCCTCAACGAGATCCCGGGGATAAGCACCACGAAGCCCCGGGGAGCATTTTACATCTTCCCGAGGATAGAGGAACGCTCCCTCTGGAAGGACGACAGGGATTTCGTCCTCGACGTTCTCAACGAGGCCCACGTGCTCTTCGTCCACGGCTCGGGCTTCGGAAGGGGTGGAGAGTGGCACTTCAGGGCGGTGTTCCTGCCCCCGGTTGAAGTGCTGGAGAAGGCCATGGAGAGCCTCGAAGCCTTTATGAAAAAGAAACTCTCGGGTTAG
- a CDS encoding 30S ribosomal protein S27e produces the protein MALPKNLIPMPRSRFLRVKCIDCGNEQIVFSNPSTTVRCLVCGATLVEPTGGKGILKAKVLEVLE, from the coding sequence ATGGCCCTTCCAAAGAACCTCATCCCGATGCCGAGGAGCAGGTTCCTTCGCGTCAAGTGCATCGACTGCGGCAACGAGCAGATCGTCTTCAGCAACCCCTCGACCACCGTCAGGTGCCTCGTCTGCGGTGCAACCCTCGTCGAGCCGACGGGTGGGAAGGGCATTCTCAAGGCGAAGGTCCTCGAGGTTCTCGAGTGA
- a CDS encoding Nre family DNA repair protein, producing the protein MMEPFNSKLCAICKGRKLLCGRPTCPILERFRVARTVEEKINRREIFGSSPPGVFVGEYGYPKVRIGPLVPPVEGNTSHLDSPLKWENKTIKDILYYRSLLVMGEMKADVDLRRSGRILSEVQELAMSIRPVDSEVFLKRKPILRVLPGEFAPPLGPRAELMDFELTENPRIPRRTDYVVSDELKAEQAIMRLYNWGFDEYYIVRLLSAGLLGLRRKLVPTRWSITAVQDTIGKNLRKEVVHYPLINDYEVYFHRFLGNRYVVLLMPESYAFELLEVWLRGSLFGASEPGVIHDYEDFRGRKEYVKETAGAYYAARLSVLEAMRRRRKQARVVVFREVTPEYYAPVGVWQIRTGVRKAMEKVKGRFDTLREALDAVGEHLEHPLDEYLRRSYVLGSLARQRSLDEWLSVLMKNREVSK; encoded by the coding sequence GTGATGGAGCCCTTCAACTCAAAGCTCTGTGCCATCTGTAAGGGAAGAAAACTGCTGTGTGGACGGCCTACCTGTCCAATTCTTGAACGTTTTAGGGTAGCCAGAACCGTTGAAGAAAAAATCAATCGCCGGGAAATTTTTGGCTCGTCGCCTCCGGGCGTCTTTGTTGGAGAGTACGGCTACCCTAAGGTTCGTATTGGTCCGTTAGTACCACCCGTAGAGGGGAACACGTCCCACCTTGACAGTCCCCTGAAGTGGGAGAACAAGACCATAAAGGACATCCTTTACTACCGCTCTCTGCTTGTAATGGGCGAGATGAAAGCCGATGTGGACCTGAGAAGGAGCGGACGGATACTCAGTGAGGTTCAGGAGCTGGCGATGTCGATAAGGCCCGTTGACAGCGAGGTGTTCCTTAAGAGGAAGCCGATCCTCAGGGTTCTGCCGGGTGAGTTCGCCCCACCCCTCGGGCCCCGGGCCGAACTGATGGACTTCGAACTCACGGAGAACCCAAGGATCCCCCGACGGACGGATTACGTTGTTAGCGATGAGTTGAAAGCGGAGCAGGCCATAATGCGGCTCTACAACTGGGGCTTTGACGAGTACTACATCGTAAGGCTCCTCTCTGCGGGGCTCCTCGGCCTCAGGAGGAAGCTGGTCCCCACGAGGTGGAGCATCACCGCAGTTCAGGATACCATAGGGAAGAACCTGCGGAAGGAGGTAGTTCATTATCCCCTGATAAACGACTACGAGGTTTACTTCCACCGCTTCCTCGGTAACCGCTACGTCGTTCTGCTTATGCCCGAGAGCTACGCCTTCGAGCTCCTGGAGGTGTGGCTAAGGGGTTCCCTCTTCGGGGCATCCGAGCCCGGCGTTATACACGACTACGAGGACTTCAGGGGGAGGAAGGAATACGTGAAAGAAACCGCCGGTGCTTACTATGCGGCCCGTTTGAGCGTCCTCGAAGCCATGAGGAGGAGAAGGAAGCAGGCAAGGGTCGTGGTCTTCAGGGAGGTTACCCCGGAGTACTACGCCCCCGTTGGAGTGTGGCAGATAAGAACCGGTGTCAGGAAGGCGATGGAGAAGGTGAAGGGTCGCTTTGATACCCTGAGGGAGGCCCTTGATGCCGTAGGGGAACACCTTGAGCACCCCCTCGATGAATACCTCAGAAGAAGCTACGTCCTCGGCAGTCTGGCGCGGCAGAGGAGTCTCGACGAGTGGCTCAGCGTTTTAATGAAAAATAGGGAGGTTTCGAAATGA